The Candidatus Baltobacteraceae bacterium genome has a window encoding:
- a CDS encoding acyl-CoA dehydrogenase family protein yields MATHRVENQPPPLENYNVFLSDRALVEALAREAPGASSNELTTLGALAGKPETIALGFDANEHEPELRTHDRFGRRIDEVRFHPAWHELLHSATAYGLHGTPWEDAQPYPHVRRAAKFFVWSHVESGHGCPISMTYAAVPAIRLQPEIASAWVPAFARRAYDPRLVPLAEKNAALCGMGMTEKQGGSDVRANTTRAVPASRPGPGNEYLLTGHKWFCSAPMCDAFLVLAQAGAGLTCFFVPRVLADGSRNPFAIQRLKHKLGNRSNASSEIELDGTHGWMIGEEGRGVRTIVEMVNHTRLDCIVGSAGLIHEALVQAIHHATHRSTFGAPLIDRPLMQNVLADVALESEGAIALFMRVARAIDDAPHDERAAALKRIGTAVGKYYVCKRAPGVVGEALECLGGNGYVEESIMPRLYREAPVNSIWEGSGNINALDVLRIVRKQPESLAALRAEIEPVADDPRVAAELSALERDVSDVSALEVRARSVAERLALLWQASLLVQHAPQAVADAFVESRLGRGGRTMGTLNATAAVREIVERASPHGVPIPV; encoded by the coding sequence ATGGCCACCCATCGGGTCGAGAACCAGCCGCCGCCGCTCGAAAACTATAACGTCTTCCTAAGCGATCGCGCGCTGGTCGAAGCGCTCGCGCGCGAGGCACCCGGTGCGTCGTCGAACGAGCTGACGACGCTCGGCGCGCTTGCCGGTAAACCCGAAACGATCGCGCTTGGGTTCGACGCCAACGAGCACGAGCCGGAGCTGCGTACGCACGACCGGTTCGGCCGTCGCATTGACGAAGTGCGCTTTCATCCCGCGTGGCACGAGTTGCTGCACAGCGCGACTGCGTACGGACTGCACGGCACGCCGTGGGAGGACGCGCAGCCGTATCCACACGTTCGGCGCGCCGCGAAGTTTTTCGTGTGGTCGCACGTCGAGTCGGGCCACGGCTGCCCGATCTCGATGACCTATGCAGCCGTGCCGGCAATACGGCTGCAACCGGAAATTGCGTCGGCCTGGGTTCCGGCCTTTGCGCGGCGCGCTTACGATCCGCGACTCGTGCCGCTCGCCGAGAAAAACGCCGCGCTCTGCGGCATGGGCATGACCGAGAAACAAGGCGGGTCGGACGTTCGCGCCAACACGACGCGCGCCGTGCCGGCGTCCCGGCCTGGTCCCGGGAACGAATATCTGCTCACCGGCCACAAGTGGTTCTGCTCTGCGCCGATGTGCGACGCGTTTCTCGTGCTCGCGCAGGCCGGTGCGGGGCTGACGTGCTTTTTCGTTCCGCGCGTGCTCGCCGATGGAAGCCGAAATCCGTTTGCGATCCAGCGTCTCAAGCACAAGCTCGGCAACCGCAGCAACGCGTCGAGCGAAATCGAACTCGACGGCACCCACGGCTGGATGATCGGTGAAGAGGGACGCGGCGTACGGACGATCGTCGAGATGGTCAACCATACGCGGCTCGATTGCATCGTCGGCTCCGCCGGACTGATTCACGAAGCGCTCGTTCAAGCGATCCACCATGCGACCCACCGCAGCACGTTCGGCGCGCCGCTGATCGATCGTCCGCTGATGCAAAACGTTCTAGCCGACGTCGCGCTCGAGTCCGAAGGGGCGATCGCACTCTTTATGCGCGTCGCACGCGCAATCGACGACGCACCACACGACGAGCGCGCCGCTGCGCTCAAGCGCATCGGCACCGCGGTCGGAAAATACTACGTCTGCAAGCGGGCGCCGGGCGTCGTCGGCGAGGCGCTCGAGTGTCTAGGCGGCAACGGTTACGTCGAAGAGTCGATCATGCCGCGCTTGTACCGGGAGGCACCCGTGAACTCGATCTGGGAGGGATCGGGTAACATCAATGCACTGGACGTGTTACGCATCGTTCGAAAACAGCCCGAGTCACTTGCGGCGTTGCGCGCCGAAATCGAACCCGTCGCGGACGACCCGCGCGTTGCGGCGGAGTTGTCCGCCCTCGAGCGCGACGTGAGCGACGTTTCCGCGCTGGAAGTCCGCGCGCGGTCGGTGGCCGAGCGGCTGGCGCTGCTGTGGCAGGCGTCGCTGTTGGTGCAGCACGCTCCACAGGCCGTTGCCGACGCGTTCGTCGAGAGCCGCCTGGGGCGCGGCGGCCGCACCATGGGAACGCTCAACGCGACGGCCGCGGTCCGCGAGATCGTGGAACGCGCGTCGCCGCACGGAGTACCCATTCCCGTATGA